A genomic stretch from Tachyglossus aculeatus isolate mTacAcu1 chromosome 19, mTacAcu1.pri, whole genome shotgun sequence includes:
- the LOC119940999 gene encoding kinesin-like protein KIF28P — translation MGLYLFHAPEGCPELNCVQPDLSVTPEGHNSVDNRKTSASDDHQTPAHELPELHLKLLKLEQESERLRNTDGALREENMLLKDRLKTSGIRQQKIE, via the exons ATGGGACTGTATCTCTTTCATGCTCCGGAGGGCTGCCCTGAACtaaactgtgttcagcctgaccTTTCAGTCACACCCGAAGGCCACAACTCAGTAGACAACCGGAAAACAAGTGCAAGTGATGATCATCAG ACTCCCGCACATGAACTACCAGAACTTCACCTGAAACTGTTGAAGTTGGAACAGGAGAGTGAACGGCTGAGGAATACTGACGGAGCTCTCAGGGAAGAAAATATGCTTCTCAAGGATCGGCTGAAGACGTCTGGCATAAGACAACAAAAAATTGA ATAA